The following are encoded together in the Pleurocapsa sp. FMAR1 genome:
- a CDS encoding glycosyltransferase family 2 protein: MNKSPLISIITPVYNGGYPFIYCLLAMSRTQFTDYELIVVDDGSTDESAAIAHKFGAKVLQTSGREGPGAARNQGAEVAKGKYLCFIDADCEVCENAIADLAQKLQSQPQIDALFGSYDDAPAATNFIAQYKNLMHHYVHQQGSEDASTFWSGFGVIKRELFLQLGGFDIERYSRPCIEDIDLGYRLKQTDAKIHLAKELQVKHHKAWKLFGLIKTDIFDRGIPWTILLLSNKSNRINDLNLQTNSRISAIATYSLLLCLLASIFYAAAIIPSLILIMLLLILNWDTYLFFYQKRGFWFALRVIPLHWLYYFYAGLSFVIGTLAYWKTNLLSKDTISVEFPASS, translated from the coding sequence ATGAACAAATCTCCTTTAATTTCGATTATTACTCCTGTATACAACGGCGGCTATCCTTTTATTTACTGCTTATTAGCCATGTCTAGAACGCAATTTACTGACTATGAGCTAATAGTAGTAGATGATGGCTCTACAGATGAATCAGCAGCGATCGCTCATAAATTCGGCGCAAAAGTGTTACAAACAAGTGGCAGAGAAGGTCCTGGTGCAGCCAGAAACCAGGGAGCAGAGGTAGCAAAAGGAAAGTATTTATGCTTTATTGATGCCGACTGTGAAGTCTGTGAAAATGCGATCGCCGATTTGGCTCAAAAACTCCAGTCACAACCACAGATAGATGCGTTATTTGGCTCTTATGATGATGCACCCGCAGCAACTAATTTTATAGCTCAATATAAAAATTTGATGCACCATTACGTCCATCAGCAAGGTAGCGAAGATGCTTCGACGTTTTGGTCTGGTTTTGGTGTAATTAAGCGCGAACTCTTTTTACAATTGGGTGGCTTTGATATTGAACGTTATTCTCGTCCTTGCATCGAAGATATCGATCTAGGTTATCGACTAAAACAAACTGATGCAAAAATTCATTTGGCTAAGGAATTACAGGTAAAGCATCACAAAGCCTGGAAGCTATTTGGCTTGATTAAAACAGATATATTCGATCGGGGTATTCCCTGGACAATATTGCTTCTTAGCAACAAATCAAATCGGATTAATGATTTAAACCTGCAAACCAATAGTCGTATTAGCGCAATTGCCACCTATAGTTTGCTTCTTTGTTTATTGGCTAGTATTTTCTATGCTGCTGCAATTATTCCCAGTCTGATATTAATTATGTTGCTTTTGATTCTGAACTGGGATACATACCTGTTTTTTTATCAAAAACGTGGTTTTTGGTTTGCTTTGAGAGTAATTCCCCTGCATTGGCTATATTACTTTTATGCAGGATTATCTTTCGTCATCGGCACTTTAGCATATTGGAAAACTAACTTATTGAGCAAAGACACAATTTCTGTCGAATTTCCAGCTTCATCTTAA
- a CDS encoding glycosyltransferase family 39 protein: MKTAHRVTVIALLWLMFVNPGSITNLDTERRLNMSHAWWTRTEESFSGNKVVININGKNYVPYDLGQSMLMLPGDWLGEKLGQNIDNEKERQYFREAVVSFLIFLPINLLAVLTCFKFLQLVGYSERIAGLSSIVWLLGTSVLFYSSFHQQNNQILLFVLISYQAALAYVLKDKKSLAILSGASLGVAFLIRITSILYAVSVLIFLIGCVFSKRKLKSSFSRAFKALTLWMTGFVPFILLERILTYVRYGDWTATSTSLHLQIYSKASSLGDPNAIVEGANKGFSFLKLLTKVQPEALLAPLFSPEKSIFLYDPLVLPCLILFFICQKFLSQYIKWYVTTVIISFILHTYIYSWTSNWITDGVWGARYHITLVHLLLVPLIPLLVRGAMKQAKNININSSQLALRSIARIIIVVAILIQFASISLDFSLEATQHTLGVGSRFYIVQRFDNIFAKIDRADKNSLHLPKIKDSADKTALKNKLRWDFLPFLYQNDLKNDSSLNKFMPVLFGVWALIFIFAAITTAWIFFE; encoded by the coding sequence ATGAAGACGGCGCACAGAGTAACCGTAATAGCATTACTGTGGTTAATGTTCGTTAATCCTGGTAGCATAACTAATCTTGATACTGAGCGCAGATTAAATATGTCTCACGCTTGGTGGACCAGAACTGAAGAAAGTTTTTCAGGAAACAAGGTAGTGATTAACATTAATGGGAAAAACTATGTTCCCTATGATTTGGGGCAGTCAATGCTAATGCTTCCAGGGGATTGGCTGGGAGAGAAACTGGGTCAAAATATTGACAACGAAAAAGAACGTCAATATTTTAGGGAAGCAGTTGTCAGCTTCTTAATTTTCTTACCAATAAATTTGCTAGCTGTACTAACTTGCTTTAAATTTTTACAGCTTGTTGGTTATTCAGAAAGAATTGCTGGACTATCTAGTATTGTCTGGCTTCTAGGAACTAGCGTCTTATTCTACTCTAGTTTTCATCAACAAAATAACCAAATACTGCTGTTTGTCTTAATTAGTTATCAAGCTGCTTTAGCTTATGTTCTCAAAGATAAGAAATCCCTGGCGATATTGAGCGGAGCAAGCTTAGGAGTTGCTTTTCTCATCAGAATTACTAGTATTTTATACGCAGTCAGCGTTCTGATATTTTTAATAGGATGCGTCTTTAGTAAACGTAAGTTGAAGTCATCATTTTCTAGAGCTTTTAAAGCTTTGACTTTGTGGATGACTGGTTTTGTTCCGTTTATTTTATTAGAAAGAATTTTAACCTATGTCCGTTATGGAGATTGGACAGCAACCAGCACTTCGTTACATCTACAAATATACTCAAAAGCCAGTAGCTTGGGCGATCCCAATGCTATAGTCGAGGGAGCAAATAAAGGCTTTTCCTTTTTGAAGTTGTTGACAAAGGTTCAACCAGAGGCATTGTTAGCACCTTTATTTTCTCCAGAAAAGAGCATTTTTCTTTACGATCCGCTGGTGCTGCCATGCTTAATTCTATTTTTCATCTGCCAGAAATTTTTATCTCAATACATCAAATGGTATGTTACAACTGTAATAATCAGTTTTATATTACATACATATATTTACTCTTGGACTTCCAATTGGATAACAGACGGAGTTTGGGGAGCTAGATATCATATAACCTTAGTTCATTTGCTGCTTGTTCCTCTTATTCCTTTACTGGTTAGAGGTGCTATGAAACAAGCAAAGAATATAAACATAAATTCAAGTCAGTTGGCTTTACGCTCGATTGCGAGGATTATAATTGTGGTAGCTATCTTAATTCAATTTGCCTCTATTAGTCTAGACTTTAGCTTAGAGGCAACTCAACATACGTTAGGTGTTGGTTCTCGATTTTATATAGTCCAACGATTTGATAATATTTTTGCAAAAATAGATCGTGCTGATAAAAACAGTCTCCATCTACCAAAAATTAAAGACAGTGCAGATAAAACTGCTTTAAAAAATAAACTACGCTGGGATTTTTTACCGTTTCTGTATCAAAATGATTTAAAAAATGATTCTTCCCTAAACAAATTTATGCCCGTATTATTTGGAGTTTGGGCATTAATTTTTATATTTGCAGCTATTACTACAGCTTGGATATTTTTTGAGTAA
- the aroA gene encoding 3-phosphoshikimate 1-carboxyvinyltransferase: protein MSSPLVSIQNSAPNSQTLSIDPHSIRITVKGSITIPGDKSISHRALMLGAIAQGETVIEGLLLGEDPRSTAACFRAMGAEISELNSQRVVVRGVGLGNLQEPSDILDAGNSGTTMRLMLGLLASHPDRLFTVTGDNSLRSRPMSRVIKPLEQMGASIWGRKSNSLAPLAVKGQQLKPTHYHSPIASAQVKSCVLLAGLMVEGKTTVTEPALSRDHSERMLQAFGATLNIDTDTHSVTLTGQPELKGQQVIVPGDISSAAFWLVAGAIVPGSDLLITNVGVNPTRTGVLEALAMMEADIGRENERTVAGEPVADLRVKYSQLKACEISGDIIPRLIDEIPVLAVAAAFAEGTTVIKDAAELRVKESDRLAVMATELGKMGANISELSDGLEITGGRQLKGTEVDSFTDHRIAMSLAIAALNATGKTTIHRAEAASISYPNFVETLTQVLQ from the coding sequence ATGTCTTCTCCTCTTGTAAGCATTCAAAACAGCGCGCCAAATTCGCAAACGTTATCGATCGATCCTCACAGTATAAGGATTACAGTCAAAGGTAGTATTACCATTCCTGGGGATAAGTCTATTTCGCATCGTGCCTTGATGCTAGGAGCGATCGCCCAAGGGGAAACAGTAATTGAAGGTTTACTCTTAGGAGAAGATCCCCGCAGCACAGCAGCCTGTTTTCGGGCAATGGGGGCAGAGATATCAGAATTGAATTCTCAACGAGTAGTAGTGAGAGGAGTAGGTTTAGGCAATCTTCAAGAGCCTTCAGATATCTTAGATGCTGGCAACTCAGGGACTACTATGCGCTTGATGTTAGGGCTACTAGCTTCTCACCCCGATCGCTTGTTTACTGTGACAGGGGATAACTCATTGCGATCGCGTCCCATGTCGCGGGTGATTAAACCTTTAGAGCAGATGGGAGCAAGTATTTGGGGCAGAAAAAGCAATTCTCTTGCGCCCTTAGCGGTAAAAGGACAACAGCTAAAACCAACTCACTATCATTCTCCCATTGCCTCAGCACAGGTTAAGTCTTGTGTGTTATTAGCAGGATTAATGGTAGAGGGCAAAACTACCGTAACCGAACCTGCTTTATCCCGCGATCATAGTGAAAGAATGCTGCAAGCTTTTGGCGCAACCCTAAATATTGATACAGATACCCATAGCGTCACCCTGACAGGACAACCAGAACTAAAAGGACAACAGGTTATTGTACCTGGAGATATAAGTTCGGCTGCTTTTTGGTTAGTAGCTGGGGCAATTGTTCCTGGTTCAGATTTGCTGATTACCAATGTAGGAGTAAATCCTACCCGCACGGGAGTATTAGAAGCCTTGGCAATGATGGAAGCAGATATCGGGCGTGAGAATGAGCGAACTGTGGCAGGTGAACCCGTGGCAGACTTGCGAGTTAAATACAGTCAGCTAAAAGCCTGTGAAATATCGGGAGATATCATTCCCCGTCTGATTGATGAAATACCAGTTTTAGCCGTGGCTGCTGCCTTTGCCGAAGGAACAACGGTGATTAAAGATGCAGCAGAATTGAGAGTTAAAGAAAGCGATCGCCTAGCGGTAATGGCAACAGAATTAGGCAAAATGGGGGCAAATATCAGTGAATTAAGTGATGGTTTAGAAATTACTGGCGGGAGGCAACTTAAAGGAACAGAAGTTGATAGCTTTACGGATCATCGTATTGCCATGAGTTTAGCGATCGCAGCTTTAAATGCTACAGGCAAAACCACCATTCACCGTGCCGAAGCAGCTTCAATTTCTTATCCTAACTTTGTCGAGACATTGACCCAAGTTTTGCAATAA
- a CDS encoding NAD(P)/FAD-dependent oxidoreductase, with product MNQIPTVVIGGGPAGLTAAYELSKHGKKSVVFEKADRVGGISRTETYKGYRFDIGGHRFFTKVGEVEQLWQEVMGKEFIKVPRMSRIYYKNKFFSYPLEPYNALSNLGLINSTLIMWSYFKAKVSPNPVEENFEQWVSNRFGKRLFETFFKTYTEKVWGIPCTEIRADWAAQRIKGLSLKTAITNALFGSNDTKTLIKEFNYPVYGPGQMWERFQQKLDSKGSPVHLNTEVVEIERDGYRVNSVTIKQDGKTSKVAGENFVSSMPVSLLLKKMNPAPPEAILKAASSLKYRDFLIVSLVVDKAELFPDNWIYIHSPEFKVGRIQNFKNWSKAMVPDQSKTCLGMEYFCNEGDRIWQMSNEQLVELASREVKALGLVDPEVNIEDGTVIRQFKAYPVYDDEYRQNVEIIQEYIQKFENLQTVGRNGMHRYNNSDHSMLTGLLAAKNILGEKHDLWNVNVERSYHEDFTDSKKAYSNLKNQAYAVSN from the coding sequence ATGAATCAAATCCCGACAGTTGTTATTGGTGGTGGTCCTGCTGGTCTAACTGCTGCTTATGAACTAAGTAAGCACGGTAAAAAATCAGTTGTGTTTGAAAAAGCAGATCGAGTTGGTGGTATTTCGCGCACCGAAACTTATAAAGGCTACCGTTTTGACATTGGTGGACATCGGTTTTTTACTAAAGTTGGAGAAGTAGAACAGCTTTGGCAAGAAGTGATGGGAAAGGAATTTATTAAAGTTCCTCGGATGTCAAGAATCTATTATAAAAATAAATTTTTTAGCTATCCGTTAGAACCTTATAATGCCTTATCTAATTTAGGTCTAATCAATAGTACCCTAATTATGTGGAGCTATTTTAAAGCCAAAGTAAGTCCCAACCCTGTAGAGGAAAACTTTGAGCAGTGGGTTTCTAATCGCTTTGGTAAGCGTTTATTTGAAACTTTTTTTAAAACTTATACAGAAAAGGTCTGGGGTATACCCTGTACAGAAATTAGAGCAGATTGGGCAGCACAGCGCATTAAAGGATTATCTCTTAAAACAGCTATTACTAACGCTCTTTTTGGCAGTAATGATACTAAGACTTTAATCAAAGAATTTAACTATCCCGTATATGGTCCTGGGCAAATGTGGGAACGTTTTCAACAAAAGCTAGATAGCAAAGGTTCACCCGTACATCTCAATACTGAGGTTGTTGAAATAGAACGGGATGGTTACCGAGTCAATAGCGTCACCATAAAACAGGACGGTAAAACTAGCAAAGTTGCAGGAGAGAACTTTGTATCTAGTATGCCTGTATCTTTGTTGCTAAAAAAAATGAATCCAGCACCCCCAGAAGCAATTTTGAAAGCTGCTAGCAGCCTTAAGTATCGCGATTTCCTGATTGTTTCTTTGGTAGTAGACAAGGCTGAACTATTTCCTGATAACTGGATTTATATTCATAGTCCTGAATTTAAGGTAGGCAGAATTCAAAACTTCAAAAACTGGAGTAAAGCAATGGTGCCTGATCAGAGTAAAACCTGTTTGGGAATGGAATACTTCTGTAACGAAGGCGATCGCATTTGGCAAATGTCTAACGAGCAATTAGTCGAATTAGCTAGTCGTGAAGTTAAAGCTTTAGGGCTAGTAGATCCAGAAGTTAACATTGAAGACGGTACGGTCATTCGCCAGTTTAAAGCTTATCCCGTTTATGATGACGAGTATCGTCAAAACGTGGAAATAATTCAGGAATACATCCAGAAATTTGAGAACTTACAAACGGTAGGTCGAAATGGTATGCACCGTTATAACAATAGCGACCACTCTATGTTGACTGGTTTGTTGGCAGCGAAAAACATTCTGGGTGAAAAACACGATCTCTGGAATGTAAACGTTGAGCGTTCCTATCACGAAGATTTCACCGATAGCAAAAAAGCTTACTCCAATCTAAAAAACCAAGCTTATGCTGTCTCTAATTAA
- a CDS encoding glycosyltransferase family 4 protein has product MKILMIHDIGTATGGAELQMLSLRQGLRDLGHDVRLFSSLATPVKDSKLLADYSCFGTNTLLQVLSQTINPSAYLKLRQILRKFKPDVVHVRMFMWQMSPAILPLLKNIPCIYQTAVYKAICPAGTKVLPDGSDCHSKPGTVCLSNGCLTPQSWAMLMVQHKLWEYWRDAFDVVVALSQGMKIKLEEAGIRPVEVVYNGVPIREEQLPLSQIPTVVYAGRLVSEKGVDILLRAFAKVLVQVPQSQLMIAGDGAAKDSLQDLSKDLGIADAVTWLGYLPQSEMEKHFAGAWVQAVPSQWAEPFGNVTTEAMMRGTTVIASAVGAQPEIVVDGETGFLISSPGDVDSWTANLTRLLSDCQLAAKMGNMGRDRALAKFSENNRNQSFLEIYNRLQEKYAIGDLSLNRSIS; this is encoded by the coding sequence ATGAAAATTCTGATGATTCACGATATCGGCACGGCAACGGGAGGAGCAGAATTACAAATGCTTTCGTTGCGCCAAGGATTGCGGGATTTGGGTCACGATGTCAGATTATTTTCTAGCTTGGCGACACCAGTAAAGGACAGCAAATTATTAGCTGACTATAGCTGTTTTGGTACTAACACTTTATTGCAAGTATTGTCCCAGACTATTAACCCCAGTGCATATTTAAAGCTGCGTCAAATTCTACGGAAATTTAAACCCGATGTCGTCCACGTCAGAATGTTTATGTGGCAGATGTCGCCAGCAATTTTGCCCTTACTTAAAAATATCCCCTGCATATATCAAACGGCAGTCTATAAAGCAATCTGCCCCGCAGGAACTAAAGTCTTACCCGACGGTAGTGATTGCCACAGTAAACCTGGAACAGTTTGTTTAAGCAATGGCTGTCTTACTCCTCAGTCTTGGGCGATGCTGATGGTGCAGCATAAGCTATGGGAGTATTGGCGAGATGCCTTTGATGTGGTGGTTGCTTTAAGTCAAGGAATGAAAATAAAATTAGAAGAGGCGGGAATTAGACCCGTTGAAGTAGTTTATAACGGTGTGCCAATTAGAGAAGAGCAACTGCCTTTAAGTCAGATACCTACCGTAGTGTATGCAGGACGTTTAGTGTCAGAAAAAGGTGTAGATATTCTACTACGAGCCTTTGCTAAAGTCTTAGTTCAAGTACCTCAGTCTCAGCTTATGATTGCTGGTGATGGTGCAGCCAAAGACAGCTTACAGGATTTAAGCAAAGATTTAGGCATTGCCGATGCTGTAACTTGGTTAGGCTATTTACCGCAGTCAGAAATGGAAAAGCATTTTGCAGGTGCTTGGGTGCAGGCAGTTCCTTCTCAGTGGGCAGAACCATTTGGAAATGTTACCACTGAAGCGATGATGCGCGGAACGACGGTAATTGCCTCGGCTGTAGGGGCGCAACCAGAAATTGTCGTCGATGGCGAAACGGGATTTTTGATTTCATCTCCTGGAGATGTTGACTCTTGGACAGCAAATTTAACTCGGTTATTGTCTGACTGTCAGTTAGCAGCCAAAATGGGCAATATGGGACGCGATCGCGCTCTTGCTAAATTCAGCGAAAATAACCGTAATCAAAGCTTCCTGGAGATTTATAATCGCCTCCAAGAGAAATATGCAATTGGCGATCTATCCCTTAATAGATCCATTAGTTGA
- a CDS encoding lipopolysaccharide biosynthesis protein encodes MTQKSSQQHFNTDDLSANLKQKSIRSGMITFASQPLKLVLGIGSTAVLARLLTPGDFGLLAMATPVFLLVDSLSSFGLETAVVQKDFLDQQQASAVFWRSLKINTLLIGITVLFAPLVAMFYHDARLTGIVLGLAVGAFSVCLAFQHNSLLKRQMRFGTLTIIELVALLLSTIAAIAAALVGWGYWALVLQLSVMQVTQSIAQWWICDWRPSKYIKDDNSNTELDSMLSYGKHLTGFRFLTRIGMHLDRVLIGYVSNANALGLYYIAYKWAYFPFEQVYFPMFDVAVSSLSRVQHDPDLYRSYSRHGLMPIFAFCLPALAYCFVEARNVILLLVGEQWLEAVPLFKLLAISVYVVSMYRVTKWLYVSAGQTQRQFRWALIHTPVMIVAVVIGAKWGAYGVAMGYMIGTCLLTYPAVNYCLKFSPLGWSDFMGAIWRPFVASIIAAACLYFSRGLITSDRLFLEFLGRSITYGLIYIAFWLLLPGGWRSTLEIVKGIKNIKGIKGGVVKPPN; translated from the coding sequence ATGACCCAGAAATCCTCCCAGCAGCACTTTAATACTGACGATCTATCTGCCAATTTAAAGCAGAAGTCAATCCGCTCAGGTATGATTACCTTTGCCTCTCAGCCTCTAAAGTTAGTTCTGGGTATTGGCTCGACCGCTGTTTTGGCTCGTTTACTTACTCCAGGAGACTTTGGACTATTGGCTATGGCTACCCCCGTGTTTTTACTGGTAGACAGCTTAAGCAGCTTTGGTTTAGAAACGGCGGTAGTGCAAAAAGATTTTTTAGATCAGCAACAAGCTAGTGCCGTATTCTGGCGATCGCTAAAAATTAATACTTTACTGATTGGGATAACGGTCTTGTTTGCTCCCCTTGTTGCCATGTTTTACCATGATGCAAGGCTAACAGGAATAGTTTTGGGTCTGGCTGTAGGTGCATTTAGTGTCTGCCTGGCTTTTCAGCATAATTCCTTGTTAAAGCGACAGATGCGCTTTGGAACTTTAACCATCATTGAACTGGTTGCTCTATTGTTGAGTACGATAGCTGCGATCGCTGCTGCTCTAGTCGGCTGGGGTTACTGGGCATTAGTATTGCAATTATCAGTAATGCAGGTGACTCAAAGCATTGCTCAATGGTGGATTTGTGACTGGCGACCCAGCAAATATATTAAAGATGATAACTCAAACACCGAATTAGATTCAATGTTGAGCTATGGCAAGCATTTAACTGGCTTTCGCTTTCTTACTCGCATTGGAATGCACCTAGACCGCGTTTTGATTGGTTATGTCAGCAATGCTAACGCTTTAGGTTTATACTATATAGCTTATAAATGGGCATATTTTCCCTTTGAACAAGTCTACTTTCCCATGTTTGACGTTGCTGTATCTAGCCTCAGTCGCGTCCAGCATGACCCTGATTTGTATCGATCTTACTCTCGCCACGGGCTAATGCCGATTTTTGCTTTTTGTTTACCCGCCTTGGCTTATTGTTTTGTAGAAGCGCGCAACGTGATTTTGCTATTGGTGGGAGAGCAATGGCTAGAAGCTGTGCCTCTATTTAAATTGCTAGCTATTTCAGTATACGTTGTCAGTATGTACCGCGTCACCAAATGGCTCTATGTCTCTGCTGGTCAAACTCAAAGACAGTTTCGTTGGGCATTGATTCACACTCCAGTAATGATTGTTGCGGTAGTCATTGGGGCAAAATGGGGTGCTTATGGTGTAGCGATGGGATATATGATTGGAACTTGTTTGTTGACTTATCCTGCGGTTAACTATTGTCTTAAGTTTTCTCCTCTTGGCTGGAGTGATTTTATGGGTGCAATTTGGCGACCTTTTGTAGCTTCGATTATTGCAGCAGCTTGTCTCTATTTTAGTAGAGGTTTGATAACGAGCGATCGCCTATTCTTAGAATTTTTAGGCAGATCTATTACCTATGGCTTAATTTATATAGCCTTTTGGTTATTGTTACCAGGAGGTTGGCGATCAACATTAGAGATCGTCAAAGGTATTAAAAATATAAAAGGGATAAAAGGGGGAGTAGTTAAGCCACCTAATTAG
- a CDS encoding sulfotransferase domain-containing protein, whose amino-acid sequence MTILQAGVPKSGNYWLYSIIKNILASAGEEHHSYIQQHPIQEQAKNWQLSFAGQSSMDFLSIEERCYCRLSGVFREEITDIDSYIKQSSQVWTHSNLNPLAKSILPKFNKIIYIIRDPRDVAISYSKFAFTEHKLKNGSPHYEQNPETYLENRIEEMTRQWVQHVGVYLKYQTELNIYPIFYERLLHSFDSELEGLLAYLEIELSPDAIAQIKHNVAFKTMKQQSPKHLRKGSSGQWQTKLSDRQKQKVEQVAAPMLDLLGYPPTQQDLPNLSKDIDRAAWESAIAFSHRSPLDQVQRFYGFLNSQRTISAKANLAKDWSLGKIKRLVKA is encoded by the coding sequence ATGACCATATTACAAGCAGGAGTTCCTAAAAGCGGTAATTATTGGCTTTACTCCATTATCAAAAATATTCTTGCTTCAGCAGGAGAAGAACACCACAGCTATATTCAACAGCACCCAATTCAAGAGCAAGCTAAGAATTGGCAATTAAGCTTTGCAGGTCAAAGTTCAATGGATTTTTTATCTATAGAAGAGCGTTGTTACTGTCGCCTTAGTGGAGTTTTTCGCGAAGAAATTACCGATATAGATAGCTATATTAAGCAATCTAGTCAAGTCTGGACTCATTCAAATTTAAATCCCCTAGCAAAGTCTATATTACCCAAATTTAATAAAATTATTTATATTATTCGCGATCCTCGCGACGTAGCGATTTCTTATTCTAAATTTGCCTTTACCGAACATAAACTTAAAAACGGTTCGCCCCATTACGAACAAAACCCCGAAACCTATTTAGAAAACAGGATTGAAGAGATGACGCGCCAATGGGTGCAGCACGTAGGCGTTTATTTAAAATATCAGACAGAATTAAATATTTATCCTATTTTTTATGAGCGATTACTACATTCATTTGACAGTGAGTTAGAAGGATTACTGGCTTATTTAGAAATAGAATTATCCCCAGATGCGATCGCTCAAATTAAACATAATGTTGCCTTTAAAACCATGAAGCAGCAAAGCCCAAAGCACCTACGAAAAGGTAGTTCGGGTCAATGGCAAACGAAACTAAGCGATCGCCAGAAACAAAAAGTAGAACAAGTTGCAGCACCAATGCTGGATTTGCTGGGATATCCTCCTACACAGCAGGATTTACCTAACTTATCTAAAGATATAGATCGAGCAGCATGGGAAAGTGCGATCGCTTTTTCTCATCGTTCACCTTTAGATCAGGTTCAACGTTTTTACGGCTTTTTAAATAGTCAAAGAACTATCTCGGCGAAAGCAAATCTAGCAAAAGACTGGTCGTTAGGCAAAATTAAACGCTTGGTAAAAGCATAG
- a CDS encoding glycosyltransferase family 2 protein has product MNNPLVTIVVVPRERFSYTRESLESIYQNTELPFKLIYVDGNSPQAIKVYLEAQAQQKEFELIRTNYYLYPNQARNLGLAKVDTKYVVFADNDIVVQPGWLKTLVDCAETTDAVVVGPLMCQYEPIHEEIHCAGGESRIVVDAKGRRRMREKMYKQGHATGKMRSQMQRCETELCEFHCMLVRTSIFEELGYFDEQMLNTKEHIDFCLGVMQAGYKVYFEPDSLVTYVAAVPLQWSDLHYYMLRWSNDWETKSLIRMRQKWDLAEDSYFKQKHKALGWRRRDTILSPIVNKLTLGINNRFFKKLVMFGLLAPVEKTLNHYLTSRHEQAHQQRQKSSPTKQADTRELVHR; this is encoded by the coding sequence ATGAATAATCCTTTAGTTACGATAGTTGTCGTTCCTCGTGAACGCTTTAGCTATACTCGTGAATCATTAGAAAGTATTTATCAAAATACCGAATTACCTTTCAAGCTTATTTACGTAGACGGTAATTCTCCCCAAGCAATTAAAGTATATCTGGAAGCTCAAGCCCAACAAAAAGAGTTTGAGCTTATTAGAACTAATTATTACCTGTATCCCAATCAGGCGCGCAATTTGGGCTTGGCTAAAGTTGATACCAAATATGTGGTTTTTGCCGACAACGATATAGTAGTGCAGCCAGGCTGGCTTAAAACGCTAGTAGACTGCGCCGAAACGACTGATGCAGTAGTTGTTGGTCCGTTGATGTGTCAATACGAACCAATCCATGAAGAAATTCATTGTGCAGGTGGCGAGTCTCGCATTGTAGTTGATGCCAAGGGCAGAAGACGGATGCGCGAAAAAATGTATAAGCAGGGTCATGCAACGGGAAAAATGCGATCGCAAATGCAGCGTTGCGAAACCGAACTGTGTGAATTTCACTGTATGCTTGTCCGCACCAGCATCTTTGAGGAATTGGGCTATTTTGATGAACAAATGCTTAATACCAAAGAACATATTGATTTTTGCCTTGGCGTAATGCAAGCAGGTTACAAAGTTTATTTTGAGCCAGATAGCCTAGTAACCTATGTTGCCGCAGTTCCTTTGCAGTGGAGCGACTTACATTATTATATGCTGCGCTGGAGCAATGACTGGGAAACCAAAAGCCTGATTCGGATGCGCCAAAAATGGGATTTGGCAGAGGACAGCTACTTTAAGCAAAAGCACAAAGCATTAGGTTGGCGACGCAGAGATACGATCTTGTCTCCTATAGTTAATAAACTAACTTTGGGTATAAATAATCGTTTCTTTAAAAAACTAGTGATGTTTGGTTTATTAGCACCCGTTGAAAAAACCCTAAATCACTATCTGACATCCCGCCACGAACAGGCACATCAGCAGAGACAAAAAAGTTCTCCTACCAAACAAGCTGATACTAGAGAACTAGTTCATCGTTGA